One genomic window of Actinoalloteichus hoggarensis includes the following:
- a CDS encoding cobalamin biosynthesis protein, producing the protein MNAGRAVGLLLGVAADAAFGDPRRGHPVAGFGRVAGALERRIYQDRRSAGVVFTGVLVGGSVALGLAARRLGRLSPVAEAATTALTTWVVLGGASLAEEGTTMARALDSGALAEARESLPRLCGRSPGSLDGPGLARASVESIAENTSDAVVAPLFWGAVAGVPGLLGYRAINTLDAMVGHRSPRYRRFGWASARLDDVANLLPSRATAMLTSLCAPVVGGSAQGAWRTWRRDATAHPSPNAGQVEAAFAGALEVRLGGRTVYHHGTEERPMLGDGRTPDAGDVTRGVELSRVIGAVAGVLSAATAVAIGQGLRRRPGRRRGALRGGGTQR; encoded by the coding sequence GTGAATGCGGGTCGCGCGGTCGGTCTGTTGTTGGGCGTGGCCGCGGACGCGGCCTTCGGCGACCCACGACGAGGCCACCCGGTGGCGGGCTTCGGTCGAGTCGCGGGCGCGTTGGAACGTCGGATCTACCAGGATCGGCGGTCCGCGGGCGTGGTCTTCACCGGCGTGCTCGTCGGCGGAAGCGTGGCGCTCGGTCTCGCCGCCCGGCGACTCGGCAGGCTGAGCCCGGTCGCCGAGGCCGCGACCACGGCGCTGACCACCTGGGTGGTCCTCGGCGGAGCCTCGCTCGCCGAGGAGGGCACCACGATGGCCAGGGCGTTGGACTCCGGCGCGCTCGCCGAGGCCCGCGAATCGCTGCCGAGGCTCTGCGGTCGCAGTCCCGGCTCGTTGGACGGCCCCGGCCTCGCCAGGGCCTCGGTGGAGTCGATCGCGGAGAACACCTCCGACGCCGTGGTGGCGCCGCTGTTCTGGGGCGCCGTCGCCGGCGTGCCCGGACTGCTGGGCTATCGCGCGATCAACACCCTCGATGCCATGGTCGGACACCGCTCGCCGCGCTACCGCCGGTTCGGCTGGGCCTCGGCGCGGCTCGACGACGTGGCGAACCTGCTGCCCTCCCGCGCCACCGCGATGCTGACCAGCCTCTGCGCACCCGTCGTCGGGGGCTCCGCCCAGGGCGCGTGGCGTACCTGGCGTCGGGACGCCACCGCTCATCCCAGCCCCAACGCGGGCCAGGTGGAGGCGGCCTTCGCCGGAGCGCTCGAGGTACGGCTGGGCGGCCGCACCGTCTATCACCACGGCACCGAGGAGCGCCCCATGCTCGGCGACGGCCGGACGCCGGACGCGGGCGACGTCACGCGCGGGGTGGAGCTGTCCCGAGTGATCGGCGCCGTCGCCGGTGTCCTGTCAGCGGCGACCGCCGTAGCGATCGGCCAGGGTCTCCGTCGTCGTCCGGGTCGTCGTCGCGGGGCGCTCCGAGGCGGCGGCACGCAGCGCTGA
- a CDS encoding DUF2397 domain-containing protein: MTEVEPPPSRAPIPGGSAESEPTAPGTAIHEGPPRGDRTERAREAAETESPTNAAPANGRRRDGTPPDTERSGPADVDSTSRLALFAYLGARDYRRTYLAIMRLFAGTLLADLSAGEVAGALAGAERAGLIDPGEHHVDTVISRLRQLVEWGNLVHGRRETVAASIAEFQHGSVRYQVSKLAVRVQRDVDELLAVPEGAREVSRELLPAIERGLRALGTTLSEALAAEHGGAGSRRLHDRRELLAEQVTTLFLQHAELAATVRDFYAYLGQVVTRHQLDSEELSGFRDLLVDYIQMVVEDVLRHTPNIGGLLARLARSRGELLRLLGPLDGWDAGLERSRGRSASDWRELTDWFVDRAGRPSQVTALRDATARAIGTLLAGVKRATAGAGTLPGRRAELLRLAAWFDASDRDQAARLYAAAFGLYSARNLLPPPEHDGDDEHTPWRDGPVIDVSVSVRSRADRGARGRTSRVVFDPITEQTLLAQARHDARAHQAAVDEVIAAAPDLTAARLSPAALRVVCDLLTLAMASRDSTQDASSVSDPVHGLRLTVTPMPGRHTTLTGTSGALTLHDTVVTLAAGDGDHGRSAEAAENRTRAGERTPVRAGAAGRPRAARPDAPVDAPPARAGASRRPEPQAATQAEAADLTDPSDGICAAKAAAPVSAAESRVLPAGAGRQAPDRVGPAPAGFDPGESERAGSEQGDPEQVGVGVDGPDLGGAGHGGSERAGIGRGEPMLGRTAAGRDEPSPTSPDQTDSARPDSVQHEPARNSATTAAAAPESGGVARTSASATAGVENRSTIDGPHPPSSATDRPTSEARR, encoded by the coding sequence GTGACCGAAGTCGAGCCGCCGCCGTCGCGAGCCCCGATCCCCGGCGGCTCGGCGGAATCCGAGCCGACCGCGCCGGGCACGGCGATCCACGAAGGCCCGCCTCGCGGCGATCGGACCGAGCGGGCGCGCGAGGCCGCCGAGACGGAGAGCCCGACGAACGCGGCCCCGGCGAACGGTCGCCGTCGCGACGGAACTCCGCCGGACACCGAACGATCCGGACCCGCCGACGTCGACTCGACGAGCAGGCTCGCGCTCTTCGCCTATCTCGGCGCGCGGGACTACCGGCGCACGTACCTGGCGATCATGCGGCTGTTCGCGGGCACCCTGCTCGCCGATCTCTCCGCGGGCGAGGTCGCGGGCGCGTTGGCGGGCGCGGAGCGGGCCGGGCTCATCGATCCCGGCGAGCATCACGTGGACACGGTGATCTCGCGTCTCCGCCAACTGGTCGAGTGGGGAAACCTGGTGCACGGCCGTCGGGAGACCGTCGCCGCCAGCATCGCCGAGTTCCAGCACGGCAGCGTCCGGTACCAGGTGAGCAAGCTCGCGGTCCGGGTGCAGCGGGACGTCGACGAGCTGCTCGCCGTCCCGGAGGGCGCCCGCGAGGTCTCCCGCGAGCTGCTGCCCGCGATCGAACGCGGTCTGCGGGCGCTCGGCACCACGCTGAGCGAGGCACTCGCCGCCGAGCACGGCGGCGCCGGGTCGCGCAGGCTGCACGACCGACGCGAACTGCTCGCCGAACAGGTGACCACGCTGTTCCTCCAGCACGCCGAGCTGGCGGCCACCGTCCGCGACTTCTACGCCTACCTGGGGCAGGTGGTCACCCGACACCAGCTCGACTCCGAGGAGCTGTCCGGCTTTCGGGATCTGCTCGTCGACTACATCCAGATGGTCGTCGAGGACGTCCTCCGGCACACCCCGAACATCGGCGGCCTGCTCGCCCGGCTGGCCCGCTCACGCGGCGAGCTGCTGCGCCTCCTCGGACCGCTCGACGGCTGGGACGCCGGCTTGGAGCGGTCCAGGGGCCGGTCGGCCTCGGACTGGCGGGAGCTGACCGACTGGTTCGTCGACCGCGCGGGCAGGCCGAGCCAGGTGACGGCGCTGCGCGACGCCACGGCCCGCGCGATCGGCACGCTGCTGGCCGGGGTGAAGCGGGCCACGGCGGGGGCGGGCACCCTGCCCGGCAGGCGCGCGGAGCTGCTCCGCCTCGCCGCCTGGTTCGACGCGAGCGACCGCGATCAGGCGGCGCGTCTCTACGCGGCCGCCTTCGGCCTCTACTCCGCCCGCAACCTCCTGCCGCCGCCGGAGCACGACGGCGACGACGAGCACACCCCCTGGCGTGACGGCCCGGTGATCGACGTCTCCGTGAGCGTCCGGTCCCGCGCGGACCGAGGCGCGCGCGGCCGGACCTCACGGGTGGTGTTCGACCCGATCACCGAGCAGACCCTGCTCGCACAGGCCCGTCATGACGCACGGGCGCATCAGGCGGCGGTGGACGAGGTGATCGCCGCCGCCCCGGATCTCACCGCTGCCCGGCTCTCCCCCGCGGCGCTGCGGGTGGTGTGTGATCTGCTCACGCTGGCGATGGCGAGCAGGGACAGCACGCAGGACGCGAGCTCGGTGAGCGATCCGGTGCACGGACTGCGGTTGACCGTGACCCCGATGCCGGGGCGACACACGACGCTGACCGGCACGAGCGGGGCGCTGACGCTGCACGACACGGTCGTCACCCTGGCCGCCGGCGACGGCGACCACGGGAGGAGCGCCGAGGCCGCCGAGAACCGAACGCGGGCCGGGGAACGCACGCCGGTCAGGGCGGGCGCCGCCGGGCGGCCCCGCGCGGCGCGTCCCGACGCGCCGGTCGACGCGCCGCCGGCGCGGGCCGGAGCATCGAGGCGGCCGGAACCACAGGCGGCGACGCAGGCGGAGGCGGCGGACCTCACGGACCCCTCCGACGGGATCTGCGCGGCGAAGGCGGCGGCCCCGGTGTCGGCAGCGGAGTCCAGGGTGCTGCCCGCAGGCGCCGGACGGCAGGCGCCCGATCGCGTCGGCCCGGCGCCGGCCGGTTTCGATCCGGGGGAATCCGAGCGGGCCGGGTCGGAACAGGGAGATCCTGAACAGGTCGGGGTCGGAGTGGACGGTCCCGACCTGGGCGGTGCCGGCCACGGCGGGAGCGAACGGGCCGGGATCGGCCGAGGCGAACCGATGCTCGGCCGGACGGCGGCCGGGCGGGACGAACCGTCCCCGACGAGCCCCGACCAGACCGACTCCGCCCGCCCCGACTCCGTTCAGCACGAACCGGCCCGGAACAGTGCGACCACGGCCGCAGCCGCACCGGAGTCCGGCGGGGTCGCTCGGACGTCGGCGTCCGCGACGGCAGGCGTCGAGAACAGGTCCACCATCGACGGACCCCACCCGCCGAGCTCCGCGACGGACCGGCCGACCAGCGAGGC